One Terriglobales bacterium genomic region harbors:
- a CDS encoding lytic transglycosylase domain-containing protein encodes MPGHLHQPVQRRLRVLLAILAMSLSVLPSYSSPVSEQAGAKAPDTKIGGIIAVEENGRRVYVNDTSPRPVPAPRVDAAPVRRSVLVYWSNTEHRWKPVPAPTRAAMRAARNAADEVRGYVAAQPRTADTSAAAANPNYASLARGYRVSAADIDAAIEQAASKHGVDANLVRALIKVESNFNPNAVSNKGAMGLMQLMPRTANGLSVSNPFDPQQNVDAGVRHLKQLLNANGGDVRLSLAAYNAGQGAVRRSRGVPHYAETQNYVKRITDLYWNRDGRTFITPRAPVHTYRSEDGVVHMSNTE; translated from the coding sequence ATGCCTGGACACCTGCACCAGCCCGTACAGCGGCGCCTGAGAGTGCTGCTGGCCATCTTGGCAATGAGCCTTTCGGTTCTGCCTTCCTATTCCTCGCCAGTTTCTGAGCAGGCTGGGGCGAAAGCTCCGGATACCAAGATCGGCGGGATCATTGCCGTCGAGGAAAATGGCCGCAGAGTGTACGTGAACGATACTTCGCCGCGCCCGGTCCCGGCCCCGCGGGTTGATGCCGCCCCCGTCCGCCGCAGTGTCCTGGTGTACTGGAGCAACACCGAGCATAGGTGGAAGCCGGTGCCGGCCCCGACTCGCGCCGCCATGCGGGCGGCGCGCAACGCCGCCGACGAAGTCCGGGGATATGTCGCTGCGCAGCCGCGCACTGCCGATACTTCGGCCGCCGCTGCGAACCCGAACTACGCCTCGCTGGCCCGGGGCTACCGCGTCAGCGCCGCCGACATTGATGCTGCCATCGAGCAGGCCGCCTCCAAGCACGGCGTAGATGCCAACCTGGTGCGGGCCCTGATCAAGGTGGAATCGAATTTCAACCCCAACGCCGTATCCAACAAGGGCGCGATGGGGCTGATGCAACTGATGCCGCGCACCGCCAACGGCTTGAGCGTCAGCAATCCTTTCGATCCGCAGCAGAATGTGGATGCCGGAGTTCGCCACCTCAAGCAACTGCTGAATGCCAATGGCGGCGATGTCCGGTTGTCTTTGGCTGCATACAACGCCGGCCAGGGCGCGGTAAGACGGAGCCGTGGCGTTCCGCACTATGCGGAGACCCAGAATTACGTGAAGCGCATTACCGACCTCTACTGGAACCGGGATGGAAGGACATTCATTACGCCACGGGCGCCCGTCCATACCTATCGCAGCGAGGACGGTGTGGTGCACATGTCGAACACGGAGTAG